A genomic window from Streptomyces brevispora includes:
- a CDS encoding TrmB family transcriptional regulator, translated as MLQALGLGPAEEAVYTTLLAHPTASAQELVRQTGLEEAETTRVLLDLAARGLVAIAAETGSRVTDPADSGAGPQPARYRLTPPSVALAPFLVEQRNALHRAETAFSMLTEQYRTTAAHPAGSVMEVVVGVEQVAHRFHQLQRGAQWELLVFLVGEPIAVPREAADASESFALDHGVDFRVVAAKNYLDVPDVAGDMRAAITAGLKLRLVESLPLKMVVSDRERAMVPLDMTDSGGEPSAIVVHRSGLLTALVHLFEKEWAQARPLYATTTGVQAKAKADQRPTEGELEVLTLLLAGISDRRAASQLGLSVRTVERRTRRLMDLAGADSRLQLGWHAARADWL; from the coding sequence ATGCTGCAGGCATTGGGATTGGGCCCGGCCGAAGAGGCCGTCTACACCACGCTGCTGGCCCACCCGACGGCATCGGCGCAGGAACTCGTCCGGCAGACCGGACTCGAAGAGGCCGAGACCACCCGTGTCCTGCTCGACCTGGCGGCGCGCGGCCTGGTGGCGATCGCCGCCGAGACCGGGAGCCGGGTGACCGACCCGGCCGACAGCGGGGCCGGCCCCCAGCCCGCCCGCTACCGGCTCACACCCCCCTCCGTGGCTCTGGCTCCGTTCCTCGTCGAGCAGCGCAACGCACTGCACCGGGCCGAGACCGCGTTCTCGATGCTGACCGAGCAGTACCGCACCACCGCCGCGCACCCCGCGGGCAGCGTCATGGAGGTGGTCGTGGGCGTGGAGCAGGTCGCCCACCGGTTCCACCAACTGCAGCGCGGCGCTCAGTGGGAGCTCCTCGTCTTCCTCGTCGGCGAGCCCATCGCGGTGCCGCGCGAGGCTGCCGACGCCTCGGAGAGTTTCGCGCTGGACCACGGAGTCGACTTCCGGGTCGTGGCTGCCAAGAACTACCTCGACGTGCCCGATGTGGCAGGGGACATGAGGGCGGCCATCACGGCCGGCCTCAAACTCCGTCTGGTCGAGTCGTTGCCGCTGAAGATGGTCGTGTCGGACCGGGAGCGCGCCATGGTGCCCCTGGACATGACGGACTCCGGCGGTGAGCCGAGCGCCATCGTGGTGCACCGCAGCGGACTGCTGACGGCCCTGGTCCATCTCTTCGAGAAGGAATGGGCCCAGGCCAGGCCGCTGTACGCCACCACCACGGGTGTGCAGGCGAAGGCGAAGGCCGATCAGCGGCCGACCGAGGGCGAACTGGAGGTCCTCACCCTGCTGCTGGCAGGGATCTCCGACCGGCGGGCGGCCTCTCAGCTCGGGCTCTCCGTACGCACGGTGGAGCGACGGACCCGCCGTCTGATGGACCTGGCCGGAGCGGACTCGCGCCTGCAGCTGGGCTGGCACGCCGCTCGCGCGGACTGGCTCTGA
- a CDS encoding PP2C family protein-serine/threonine phosphatase, producing MPRKHSKRLVRTFEAIEPPPNVEVMLGVVSVTLLMELLGALSESPVWLLGLLVFLPGAASALCSTRQTLFVSAWTTIVVAVTVLVRHGDGRSWLDRLLMMLLTLALGMTAVYACNRRIRRETEMLRLRSTAAAMQRHILRPLPLLTDDVLVDGVYEPVQEDRLIGGDIYDVVVSPWGTRVLIGDVQGKGLPAVGAAFAVIGAFREAAHREPTLTALVDALDASVVRHNSYAVQTGDDERFVTALIVNIDAQNEVQVINCGHIAPQLLHDDTVITPELKSGVPLGLAELAAEPTTVDWFTFPPGSTLMLTTDGLTETRDADGTFYPVTERLTRRDSFSARNLPQALYDDARAFAGESSQHDDVAILSVRRSPYR from the coding sequence GTGCCCCGTAAACATTCGAAGAGACTCGTACGTACCTTCGAGGCCATCGAACCGCCACCCAATGTCGAAGTGATGCTCGGCGTCGTGTCGGTGACCTTGTTGATGGAGCTCCTCGGTGCGCTGTCCGAGTCCCCGGTGTGGCTTCTCGGGCTCCTGGTGTTCCTGCCGGGTGCGGCGTCCGCGCTGTGCAGCACGCGCCAGACGTTGTTCGTGTCCGCATGGACCACGATCGTGGTCGCCGTCACCGTGCTGGTCCGGCACGGTGACGGGCGGTCGTGGCTCGACAGGCTCCTGATGATGCTGCTCACCCTCGCCCTGGGCATGACTGCCGTCTACGCCTGCAACCGCCGTATCCGACGCGAGACCGAGATGCTGCGGCTGCGTTCCACCGCCGCGGCCATGCAGCGCCACATCCTGCGCCCGTTGCCTCTGCTCACCGACGACGTCCTGGTCGACGGCGTGTACGAGCCGGTACAGGAGGACCGGCTCATCGGCGGCGACATCTACGACGTCGTCGTGTCACCGTGGGGAACCCGCGTGCTGATCGGCGATGTCCAGGGCAAGGGCCTGCCCGCGGTCGGCGCCGCGTTCGCCGTCATCGGCGCCTTCCGGGAAGCGGCCCACCGGGAGCCCACCCTGACCGCGCTCGTCGACGCCCTCGACGCCTCGGTCGTGCGGCACAACTCCTATGCCGTGCAGACCGGCGACGACGAACGCTTCGTCACGGCGCTCATCGTCAACATCGACGCGCAGAACGAGGTGCAGGTCATCAACTGTGGTCACATCGCGCCACAGTTGCTGCACGACGACACCGTCATCACACCGGAACTCAAGTCCGGTGTCCCCCTCGGTCTCGCCGAACTCGCCGCCGAACCCACGACGGTCGACTGGTTCACCTTCCCACCCGGTTCGACGCTCATGCTGACCACCGACGGGCTCACCGAGACCCGCGACGCCGACGGCACCTTCTACCCGGTCACCGAACGCCTCACCCGGCGCGACTCGTTCTCCGCACGCAATCTGCCGCAGGCCCTCTACGACGACGCGCGCGCCTTCGCCGGGGAGAGCAGCCAGCACGACGACGTCGCGATCCTGTCCGTCCGGCGGTCACCGTACCGCTGA
- a CDS encoding acyl-CoA dehydrogenase family protein, giving the protein MSAPSAQRPSAPQHTPKVSEREARQVAEDARERDWHKPSFAKELFLGRFRLDLIHPHPLPAGEDVRRGEEFLARMREFCETRIDGALIEREARIPDEVVNGLKELGALGMKIDVKYGGLGLTQVYYNKALALVGSASPAIGALLSAHQSIGVPQPLKIFGSQEQKDTFLPRLARTDISAFLLTEPDVGSDPARLATSAVPDGTDYVLDGVKLWTTNGVVADLLVVMARVPKSEGHQGGITAFVVEADAPGITVENRNAFMGLRGLENGVTRFHRVRVPAANRIGPEGAGLKIALTTLNTGRLSLPAMCVGSGKWCLKIAREWSAVREQWGRPVARHEAVGSKISFIAATTFALEAVVDLASQMADENRNDIRIEAALAKLLGSEMGCLMADELVQIRGGRGFETADSLAARGERAVPAEQMLRDMRINRIFEGSTEIMHLLIAREAVDAHLKVAGDIIDPDKPLSAKARAGANAAGFYARWLPKLVAGPGQLPGTYGEFHPAGHTDLSGHLRYVERSSRKLARSTFYAMSRWQGRMETKQGFLGRIVDIGAELFAMSAACVRAELMRTGDDHGREAYQLADAFCRQSRVRVEELFTRLWSNTDDLDRRVVDGVLSGTYTWLEEGIVDPSGEGPWIADATPGPSTRENVHRPIR; this is encoded by the coding sequence ATGTCCGCACCATCCGCACAACGGCCATCCGCACCACAGCACACGCCCAAGGTCTCCGAGCGTGAAGCGCGCCAAGTGGCCGAGGACGCGCGTGAACGGGACTGGCACAAACCCAGTTTCGCCAAGGAACTCTTCCTGGGCCGCTTCCGCCTGGACCTGATCCATCCGCATCCGCTGCCCGCGGGTGAGGACGTCCGGCGCGGCGAGGAGTTCCTTGCCCGGATGCGCGAGTTCTGCGAGACCAGGATCGACGGGGCCCTGATCGAGCGCGAGGCCAGGATCCCCGACGAGGTGGTCAACGGCCTCAAGGAACTCGGCGCGCTCGGCATGAAGATCGACGTGAAGTACGGCGGTCTGGGCCTGACCCAGGTCTACTACAACAAGGCCCTCGCCCTGGTCGGTTCCGCCAGCCCGGCGATCGGCGCCCTCCTCTCCGCCCACCAGTCCATCGGCGTGCCCCAGCCGCTGAAGATCTTCGGCAGCCAGGAGCAGAAGGACACCTTCCTGCCCCGGCTGGCCCGTACCGACATCTCGGCGTTCCTCCTCACCGAACCGGACGTCGGCTCCGACCCGGCACGCCTGGCCACCTCCGCCGTCCCGGACGGCACCGACTACGTGCTCGACGGGGTGAAGCTGTGGACGACCAACGGGGTCGTCGCCGACCTGCTCGTCGTCATGGCGCGCGTCCCGAAGTCGGAGGGCCACCAGGGCGGCATCACGGCCTTCGTGGTCGAGGCCGACGCCCCGGGCATCACCGTGGAGAACCGCAACGCCTTCATGGGACTGCGCGGTCTGGAGAACGGTGTCACCCGCTTCCACCGGGTCCGCGTCCCCGCCGCGAACCGAATCGGGCCGGAGGGCGCCGGGCTCAAGATCGCCCTCACCACCCTCAACACCGGCCGGCTCTCGCTGCCCGCCATGTGCGTCGGCTCCGGGAAATGGTGTCTGAAGATCGCCCGCGAGTGGTCGGCGGTCCGCGAGCAGTGGGGCAGGCCGGTCGCCCGGCACGAGGCCGTCGGCTCGAAGATCTCCTTCATCGCCGCGACCACCTTCGCCCTCGAAGCGGTCGTCGACCTCGCCTCCCAGATGGCCGACGAGAACCGCAACGACATCCGGATCGAAGCCGCGCTCGCCAAGCTGCTGGGCTCCGAAATGGGCTGCCTGATGGCCGACGAACTCGTCCAGATCCGCGGCGGCCGGGGCTTCGAGACAGCGGACTCCCTCGCCGCCCGCGGTGAACGGGCCGTCCCCGCCGAGCAGATGCTCCGCGACATGCGCATCAACCGGATCTTCGAGGGTTCGACGGAGATCATGCATCTGCTGATCGCCCGTGAGGCGGTCGACGCCCATCTGAAGGTCGCCGGGGACATCATCGACCCCGACAAGCCGCTCTCCGCCAAGGCCCGGGCCGGCGCCAACGCCGCCGGGTTCTACGCCCGGTGGCTGCCCAAGCTCGTCGCCGGACCCGGACAGCTGCCGGGCACCTACGGGGAGTTCCACCCCGCGGGCCACACCGATCTGTCCGGCCATCTGCGCTACGTCGAACGCTCCTCCCGCAAGCTGGCGCGCTCCACCTTCTACGCCATGTCGCGCTGGCAGGGCCGGATGGAGACCAAGCAGGGCTTCCTCGGCCGGATCGTCGACATCGGCGCGGAACTCTTCGCGATGAGCGCGGCCTGTGTCCGGGCCGAACTCATGCGCACCGGCGACGACCACGGCCGCGAGGCCTACCAACTCGCCGACGCCTTCTGCCGGCAGTCCCGGGTCCGGGTCGAGGAACTCTTCACCCGGCTGTGGTCCAACACCGACGACCTGGACCGGCGCGTGGTCGACGGCGTCCTGTCGGGCACCTACACCTGGCTGGAGGAGGGGATCGTCGACCCGAGCGGCGAGGGCCCGTGGATCGCCGACGCCACCCCCGGCCCCTCCACCCGGGAGAACGTGCACCGGCCGATCCGCTGA
- the aroA gene encoding 3-phosphoshikimate 1-carboxyvinyltransferase, giving the protein MTVIHVPGSKSVTARALFLAAAANGTSTLVRPLSSDDTEGFAEGLTGLGYEVVRNADHWRNAGRPAGPAATDADIYCRDGATTARFLPTLAAAGARGTYRFDASAQMRRRPLAPLTEALRTLGVDLHHEAAEGHHPLRISAAGIKGGELTLDAGQSSQYLTALLMLGPLTAEGLRITVTELVSAPYIEITLAMMRSFGVEVVRGGPGNNVFTVPPGGYRATTYAVEPDASTASYFFAAAALAGREVTVPGLGKDALQGDLRFVDVLRRMGAEVHTTAESTTVRSTGKLRGLTVNMRDISDTMPTLAAIAPHASGPVRIEDVGNTRVKECDRLEACARNLRRMGITVETGPDWIEILPGTPRAAEIATHGDHRIVMSFAVAGLLTPGLTYDDPGCVRKTFPRFHEAFAEFAELMTRQESGPENSGQVPAARR; this is encoded by the coding sequence GTGACCGTCATCCACGTCCCCGGTTCCAAGTCCGTCACCGCGCGCGCCCTCTTCCTGGCCGCCGCCGCGAACGGCACCAGCACCCTCGTACGCCCGCTGAGCTCGGACGACACCGAAGGCTTCGCCGAAGGGCTCACCGGCCTCGGCTACGAGGTGGTGCGGAACGCGGACCACTGGCGGAACGCGGGCCGCCCCGCCGGGCCGGCCGCCACCGACGCCGACATCTACTGCCGCGACGGAGCGACCACCGCCCGCTTCCTGCCGACCCTCGCCGCGGCCGGCGCCCGCGGCACCTACCGCTTCGACGCCTCCGCGCAGATGCGCCGCCGCCCCCTCGCCCCGCTCACCGAGGCGCTGCGGACCCTCGGCGTCGACCTCCACCACGAGGCGGCCGAGGGCCACCACCCGCTGCGGATCAGTGCCGCGGGCATCAAGGGCGGCGAACTGACCCTGGACGCCGGGCAGTCCAGCCAGTACCTCACCGCGCTGCTGATGCTCGGACCGCTGACGGCCGAGGGACTCCGGATCACCGTCACGGAACTGGTGTCGGCGCCCTACATCGAGATCACCCTGGCGATGATGCGCAGCTTCGGCGTCGAGGTCGTCCGCGGCGGCCCCGGGAACAACGTCTTCACGGTGCCGCCCGGCGGCTACCGGGCCACCACGTACGCCGTCGAGCCGGACGCCTCCACCGCGAGCTACTTCTTCGCCGCGGCGGCCCTCGCCGGCCGCGAGGTCACCGTCCCCGGACTCGGCAAGGACGCCCTCCAGGGGGATCTGCGGTTCGTCGACGTACTGCGCCGGATGGGCGCCGAGGTGCACACGACCGCCGAATCCACCACGGTCCGCTCCACCGGGAAGCTCCGCGGCCTCACCGTCAACATGCGCGACATCTCCGACACCATGCCGACACTGGCGGCGATCGCTCCCCACGCCTCGGGGCCGGTACGCATCGAGGACGTCGGCAACACCCGGGTCAAGGAGTGCGACCGGCTGGAGGCGTGCGCCCGGAACCTGCGGCGGATGGGCATCACGGTCGAGACGGGTCCGGACTGGATCGAGATCCTGCCGGGCACCCCGCGGGCCGCGGAGATCGCCACCCACGGCGACCACCGCATCGTCATGTCCTTCGCCGTCGCCGGTCTGCTCACTCCCGGCCTCACCTACGACGACCCCGGCTGCGTCCGCAAGACGTTCCCCCGGTTCCACGAAGCGTTCGCCGAGTTCGCGGAACTCATGACCCGGCAGGAGTCCGGGCCGGAGAATTCCGGGCAGGTGCCGGCCGCGCGGCGATAG
- a CDS encoding nucleotidyltransferase domain-containing protein, with protein MSAPDVLSVLSVLREAGSDVVLAGGWGIDALVGEETRPHQDLDLLHRHEQEPALVAALVAAGYAQTVDWRPVRFVLSHPAGPEIDLHPLEFATDGSATQTSFDPREPFRYPAECFVTGTIDGTPVRCISAGQQVEFHQGYDPRPADLHDMAQLRRVFGVATHF; from the coding sequence ATGTCCGCCCCCGACGTGCTGTCCGTACTGTCCGTGCTGCGCGAGGCCGGTAGCGATGTGGTGCTCGCCGGTGGCTGGGGGATCGATGCCCTGGTGGGCGAGGAGACCCGCCCTCACCAGGACCTCGACCTGCTGCACCGCCACGAACAGGAACCCGCCCTCGTCGCCGCCCTGGTGGCGGCCGGCTACGCGCAGACGGTCGACTGGCGGCCCGTACGGTTCGTTCTCAGCCATCCGGCCGGGCCCGAAATCGACCTGCACCCGCTGGAGTTCGCCACCGACGGGTCGGCGACCCAGACGTCGTTCGACCCGCGGGAGCCGTTCCGCTACCCGGCGGAGTGCTTCGTCACCGGCACCATCGACGGGACACCGGTGCGCTGCATCTCGGCGGGGCAGCAGGTCGAGTTCCACCAGGGATACGACCCCCGCCCGGCCGATCTGCACGACATGGCCCAGCTCCGCAGAGTGTTCGGCGTGGCCACACATTTCTGA
- the dxr gene encoding 1-deoxy-D-xylulose-5-phosphate reductoisomerase yields the protein MSDSPAPLADPHLVFDAVEGRRDLVILGSTGSIGTQAIDLVLRNPDRFRVTAISAAGGRVALLAEQARRLRVRTVAVAAPEAVPALREALRQQYGTGEELPEILAGPDAATELAAGDCHTVLNGITGSIGLAPTLAALRAGRTLALANKESLIVGGPLVKALAAPGQIIPVDSEHAALFQALAAGKRSDVRKLVVTASGGPFRGRTRNELADVTREQALAHPTWAMGPVITINSATLVNKGLEVIEAHLLYDIPFDRIEVVVHPQSYVHSMVEFTDGSTLAQATPPDMGGPIAIGLGWPQRVPDAAPAFDWTKASSWEFFPLDTEAFPSVGLARHVGTLGGTAPAVFNAANEECVDAFLAGQLAFNGIMDTVTAVVAEHGTPPTGTSLTVADVLEAETWARTRARELSAKATAEARA from the coding sequence ATGAGCGACAGCCCTGCCCCCCTGGCCGACCCGCACCTCGTCTTCGACGCCGTGGAAGGACGCCGGGATCTCGTCATCCTCGGCTCCACCGGGTCCATCGGCACCCAGGCCATCGACCTGGTGCTGCGCAACCCCGACCGCTTCCGTGTCACCGCGATCTCCGCGGCGGGCGGCCGGGTCGCCCTCCTCGCCGAACAGGCGCGCCGACTGCGGGTGCGCACGGTGGCGGTCGCCGCTCCCGAAGCGGTGCCCGCCCTGCGCGAGGCGCTGCGGCAGCAGTACGGAACGGGGGAAGAGCTCCCCGAGATCCTGGCCGGCCCGGACGCGGCCACGGAACTGGCCGCCGGCGACTGCCACACCGTGCTCAACGGGATCACCGGCTCCATCGGCCTCGCCCCCACGCTGGCCGCGCTCAGGGCGGGCCGCACCCTGGCACTCGCCAACAAGGAGTCGCTGATCGTCGGCGGCCCGCTGGTCAAGGCGCTGGCCGCGCCCGGTCAGATCATCCCGGTCGACTCCGAGCACGCCGCCCTCTTCCAGGCGCTGGCGGCCGGCAAGCGCAGCGACGTGCGCAAACTCGTCGTCACCGCGTCCGGCGGCCCGTTCCGCGGACGCACCAGGAACGAGCTCGCGGACGTCACGAGGGAACAGGCTCTCGCGCACCCGACCTGGGCCATGGGCCCGGTCATCACGATCAACTCCGCGACCCTGGTCAACAAGGGGCTCGAGGTCATCGAGGCGCACCTCCTCTACGACATCCCCTTCGACCGGATCGAGGTCGTGGTCCACCCCCAGTCGTACGTCCACTCCATGGTGGAGTTCACCGACGGTTCCACCCTCGCCCAGGCCACCCCGCCCGACATGGGCGGACCGATCGCCATCGGCCTCGGCTGGCCGCAGCGCGTCCCCGACGCCGCCCCCGCCTTCGACTGGACGAAGGCCTCGTCCTGGGAGTTCTTCCCGCTGGACACCGAGGCCTTCCCGTCCGTCGGACTCGCCAGGCACGTGGGCACGCTGGGCGGCACCGCACCGGCGGTGTTCAACGCGGCCAACGAAGAGTGCGTGGACGCCTTCCTGGCCGGACAGCTGGCGTTCAACGGCATCATGGACACGGTCACGGCGGTGGTGGCCGAACACGGAACGCCTCCGACGGGAACTTCACTGACCGTCGCGGACGTCCTTGAAGCGGAGACCTGGGCACGGACCCGGGCCCGGGAACTCTCGGCCAAGGCCACAGCGGAGGCGCGCGCATGA